Proteins encoded by one window of Erwinia pyrifoliae DSM 12163:
- a CDS encoding YejG family protein, whose protein sequence is MLNTLQHSVVHRLPQSYRWCAGHAGLVLEPLALNHLNRDDDLIGLRLLSHNGASAWEIMHKIEAALADIRLACSVVEWEGEPCLFVHRADESSATCRLKNFGVGIAEPFVAERPSW, encoded by the coding sequence ATGTTGAATACGTTGCAACATTCGGTAGTACATCGGTTACCGCAAAGTTATCGCTGGTGTGCCGGCCATGCGGGTTTGGTTCTGGAACCCCTGGCGCTGAACCACCTTAACCGTGACGACGATCTTATCGGGCTGCGTTTGCTCAGTCATAATGGTGCCAGTGCCTGGGAAATTATGCACAAAATTGAAGCCGCGCTGGCAGACATTCGGCTGGCGTGTTCGGTGGTGGAGTGGGAAGGAGAACCGTGCCTTTTTGTTCACCGCGCCGATGAAAGCTCTGCCACCTGCCGCCTGAAGAATTTTGGTGTGGGTATTGCCGAGCCATTTGTTGCTGAGCGCCCGTCCTGGTAA